A window of Cryptomeria japonica chromosome 3, Sugi_1.0, whole genome shotgun sequence contains these coding sequences:
- the LOC131038741 gene encoding F-box/kelch-repeat protein SKIP30, which yields MLSPRAHFVSGVIGDKLYIAGGGDGKQPRSAEAEFFDPVENKWFPVASLETGISFCLGVSMAGKLFVQARGGVSRETMVFLPDFGMWSALRSNMLAWPHRPHAVVNDELLYRSDFKDGKHELMVYDGQIDGWKSVGIIDNGPNRRICEIVGVGGEVWGIAEDFSVGSLKLEVGSGSSPKLKFVRYVGGAESSERLICCRVLVR from the coding sequence ATGCTCTCGCCGCGGGCTCATTTCGTCAGCGGCGTCATCGGCGATAAGCTGTATATCGCCGGCGGGGGCGACGGGAAACAGCCCAGGTCCGCTGAGGCGGAATTCTTCGACCCTGTGGAGAACAAGTGGTTTCCGGTGGCTTCTCTGGAGACGGGGATATCGTTCTGCCTGGGAGTTTCCATGGCCGGAAAGCTGTTTGTTCAGGCCAGAGGCGGCGTGTCTCGGGAAACCATGGTTTTCTTGCCGGATTTTGGGATGTGGAGTGCACTCCGGTCGAATATGCTGGCGTGGCCTCACAGACCGCATGCTGTTGTGAATGATGAGTTGCTGTACAGGTCGGATTTTAAGGATGGGAAGCATGAATTGATGGTCTATGACGGTCAGATTGACGGCTGGAAAAGCGTCGGGATAATCGACAACGGGCCTAACAGAAGAATCTGCGAGATTGTTGGAGTGGGTGGGGAGGTTTGGGGTATTGCAGAGGATTTTAGTGTTGGGTCGTTAAAACTTGAGGTGGGCAGTGGGAGTTCACCTAAGCTTAAGTTTGTTCGTTACGTAGGAGGCGCAGAGAGCTCCGAGAGACTCATCTGCTGCCGTGTACTGGTTCGATAA
- the LOC131038740 gene encoding F-box/kelch-repeat protein SKIP4, producing the protein MFIFPAVSPKQSTHSSQVHERPLTQASRTKLPSSHIYNTIQYDCNSIHYITFHSIPSPGTSLMALVQPHTPVDLNHNKWLLMLNHICTSHPAQENEENEESSELSNSQIIPGLPDDIAYECLLRTPLQSHHNMSRVSSQWRRLLHSADFYTHRSQRSLADTWICALARDNRYTNTVRAFDVTSKTWISLPPMPDNRHRHAVGQEIAVVGGKIVVCGGWRENPLDTVSIFDPVSYSWFSGPPMLSPRAHFVSGVIGDKLYVAGGGDGKQPRSAEAEFFDSVENKWFPVASLETGISFCLGISVAGKLFVQARGGVPRETMVFMPDFGMWSALRSNMLAWPHRPHAVVNDELLYRSDFKDGKHELMVYDGQIDGWKSVGMIDNGPNRRICEIVGVGGEVWGVAEDFSVGLLKLEVGSGSSRKLKFVRYVGGAESSERLICCRVLVR; encoded by the coding sequence ATGTTCATATTTCCTGCCGTCAGTCCAAAACAATCCACTCATTCAAGTCAAGTACACGAGCGACCATTGACTCAGGCCTCAAGAACGAAACTCCCCTCCTCTCATATATACAATACAATCCAATACGACTGCAATTCTATTCATTACATTACATTCCATTCCATTCCATCTCCAGGCACTTCTCTAATGGCGCTTGTTCAGCCCCACACACCCGTCGATCTAAACCACAACAAATGGCTTCTCATGCTCAATCACATATGCACGTCTCACCCAGCACAAGAAAACGAAGAAAACGAAGAATCATCAGAATTATCAAATTCCCAGATCATACCAGGCCTCCCAGATGACATAGCATATGAGTGCCTCCTCAGAACACCCCTCCAATCTCATCACAACATGTCCCGTGTGAGCTCCCAGTGGCGGCGCCTCCTCCACTCCGCCGATTTCTACACCCACCGCTCACAGCGCAGCCTCGCCGACACCTGGATTTGCGCTCTCGCCAGAGACAACCGCTACACCAACACAGTCCGCGCATTCGATGTAACCTCCAAGACCTGGATTTCTCTACCCCCCATGCCGGATAACCGCCACCGCCACGCCGTCGGACAAGAAATCGCCGTCGTCGGCGGCAAAATAGTCGTCTGTGGAGGGTGGAGAGAAAACCCACTGGACACCGTGAGCATCTTCGACCCAGTTTCGTATTCCTGGTTTTCCGGCCCGCCCATGCTCTCGCCACGGGCTCATTTCGTCAGCGGCGTCATCGGCGACAAGCTGTATGTCGCCGGCGGGGGCGACGGGAAACAGCCCAGGTCCGCCGAGGCGGAATTCTTCGACTCTGTGGAGAACAAGTGGTTTCCGGTGGCTTCTCTGGAGACGGGGATATCGTTCTGCCTGGGAATTTCCGTGGCCGGAAAGCTGTTTGTTCAGGCTAGAGGCGGCGTGCCTCGGGAGACCATGGTTTTCATGCCGGATTTTGGGATGTGGAGTGCACTCCGGTCGAATATGCTGGCGTGGCCTCACAGACCGCATGCTGTTGTGAATGATGAGTTGCTGTACAGGTCGGATTTTAAGGATGGGAAGCATGAATTGATGGTCTATGACGGTCAGATTGACGGCTGGAAAAGCGTCGGGATGATCGACAACGGGCCTAACAGAAGAATCTGCGAGATTGTTGGAGTGGGTGGGGAGGTTTGGGGTGTTGCAGAGGATTTTAGTGTTGGGTTGTTAAAACTTGAGGTGGGCAGTGGGAGTTCACGTAAGCTTAAGTTTGTTCGTTACGTAGGAGGCGCAGAGAGCTCCGAGAGACTCATCTGCTGCCGTGTACTGGTTCGATAA